From one Paenibacillus sp. FSL K6-1330 genomic stretch:
- a CDS encoding M20 peptidase aminoacylase family protein, whose amino-acid sequence MPSHVLSTDIDIHRFIEIRRHLHRYPELSNEEFETTRLIRGWLEEAGIRVTEFPLATGVIAEVGGLQEGPIIALRADIDALPIQEETGLPYASTIPGKMHACGHDFHTAALIGTAYALKKREQELKGTVRLIFQPAEEKAKGARQVIDSGALEGVQAIFGMHNKPDLPVGTIGIKEGPLMAAADGFVVEVAGKGSHAAVPEAGLDPIVTASHIITALQSIISRNVSPLKSAVISVTKLHSGTAWNVIPDKALLEGTIRTFDDDVRLQVLERFGQVVQGVAAAFGTTAVVRWIEGPPPVHNDRKLAELGYVATAEAGYEAVIPVPSPAGEDFAVYQREVPGLFVFMGTAGTQEWHHPAFDLDERAIQVSIDFFTRLAERALRHYNSGGETSLLLSPSPSPSPSPSP is encoded by the coding sequence ATGCCAAGCCATGTTTTATCCACGGATATAGACATCCATCGATTTATTGAGATCCGGCGCCATCTGCACCGGTACCCGGAGCTGTCGAACGAGGAGTTCGAAACGACGCGGCTGATTAGGGGCTGGCTCGAGGAAGCCGGGATACGGGTCACGGAGTTTCCGCTCGCCACAGGCGTAATCGCCGAGGTCGGTGGACTTCAAGAGGGGCCGATCATTGCGCTGCGGGCGGATATCGACGCCCTGCCGATCCAGGAAGAGACAGGGCTTCCGTATGCCTCGACGATTCCCGGTAAAATGCATGCCTGCGGGCACGATTTTCACACCGCTGCCCTAATCGGGACGGCGTATGCCCTGAAGAAGCGGGAGCAGGAGCTGAAAGGAACCGTGCGGCTGATCTTTCAGCCGGCCGAGGAGAAAGCCAAGGGAGCGAGGCAGGTCATCGACAGCGGGGCACTCGAAGGCGTGCAGGCGATCTTCGGCATGCATAACAAGCCGGACCTGCCTGTAGGGACCATCGGCATTAAGGAGGGCCCGCTGATGGCCGCCGCCGACGGCTTCGTGGTTGAAGTGGCGGGCAAGGGGTCCCATGCGGCCGTGCCGGAAGCGGGCCTTGACCCGATCGTGACCGCATCGCATATCATTACGGCGCTCCAGTCGATCATAAGCCGGAATGTGAGCCCTCTGAAGAGCGCCGTCATCAGTGTCACGAAGCTGCACAGCGGGACCGCCTGGAATGTGATCCCGGATAAAGCGCTGCTGGAAGGGACCATACGCACCTTCGATGACGACGTCAGACTGCAGGTGCTTGAACGATTCGGCCAGGTGGTTCAAGGCGTGGCCGCAGCTTTCGGAACGACGGCTGTCGTACGCTGGATCGAGGGACCGCCGCCGGTCCATAATGACCGCAAGCTGGCGGAGCTCGGTTATGTCGCTACTGCCGAAGCGGGATATGAGGCGGTGATACCGGTTCCTTCGCCGGCCGGGGAGGATTTTGCGGTGTACCAGCGTGAGGTTCCCGGGTTGTTTGTTTTCATGGGGACGGCAGGCACGCAGGAGTGGCACCATCCGGCGTTTGATCTGGATGAGCGGGCGATTCAGGTCAGCATCGATTTCTTCACGAGGCTGGCGGAGCGGGCACTCAGGCATTACAACTCCGGCGGGGAGACTTCGCTATTGTTATCACCATCACCATCACCATCACCATCACCATCGCCTTAA
- a CDS encoding LLM class flavin-dependent oxidoreductase, producing the protein MGITISVLDQSPIYPGETAAEAFTHTVQLAQKSEELGFRRFWVSEHHDSDQVAGSSPEVLISYLLAKTQTIRVGSGGVMLQHYSPYKVAENFNVLAALAPGRVDLGIGRAPGGLPRSTQALQRGVQEQESLTDKIVELSQFVHNTLEEDHPLAGLRAAPLPETAPELYVLGASAGSAEIAAGLGLPYVFSLFINGEESAALEAIRVYRSTFDYSHGREPEILVALSVIVADTEAEAAELAGALKLVKIHLASGRTLALGTREQAEEFGRQAGEPYTIEEQEPFITKGTKETVREQLLRLQQASGVDEIIVTSNIQPFAKRIRSFELLSEALAEVPAEA; encoded by the coding sequence ATGGGGATTACGATAAGCGTGCTTGACCAAAGTCCAATATATCCGGGCGAAACGGCAGCGGAGGCGTTCACGCATACCGTGCAGCTTGCTCAAAAGTCAGAGGAGCTTGGCTTCCGGCGCTTCTGGGTATCCGAGCACCACGATTCGGACCAAGTAGCAGGGTCTTCGCCGGAAGTGCTCATTTCTTACCTGTTAGCTAAAACCCAAACCATTCGCGTGGGTTCCGGCGGCGTCATGCTGCAGCATTACAGTCCTTATAAGGTAGCGGAGAATTTCAACGTGCTGGCCGCGCTCGCGCCGGGACGCGTGGATCTGGGCATCGGGCGCGCGCCTGGCGGGTTGCCGCGCAGCACGCAGGCGCTGCAGCGGGGCGTGCAGGAGCAGGAGTCGTTAACTGATAAGATCGTCGAGCTTAGCCAATTTGTGCATAACACGCTGGAAGAGGATCATCCGCTCGCCGGGCTGCGTGCCGCTCCGCTGCCGGAGACCGCCCCCGAGCTGTACGTGCTGGGGGCCAGCGCAGGCAGCGCGGAAATTGCGGCCGGACTCGGCCTGCCCTATGTGTTCTCCCTCTTCATCAACGGGGAGGAATCCGCGGCGTTGGAAGCCATTCGTGTTTACCGAAGCACGTTTGACTACTCCCATGGCAGGGAACCGGAAATTCTTGTTGCACTGTCCGTAATCGTGGCTGATACGGAGGCGGAAGCGGCGGAGCTGGCAGGGGCGCTGAAGCTGGTGAAGATTCATTTGGCCAGCGGCCGGACGCTGGCACTGGGGACAAGGGAACAGGCCGAAGAATTCGGACGCCAGGCAGGCGAGCCGTACACGATCGAGGAACAGGAGCCGTTCATCACCAAAGGTACGAAGGAGACCGTGCGTGAACAGCTGCTCCGGCTTCAACAGGCTTCGGGCGTTGATGAAATCATCGTCACCAGTAATATCCAGCCCTTTGCCAAGCGAATCCGCTCATTCGAGCTGCTGAGCGAGGCGTTGGCTGAGGTTCCTGCCGAAGCGTAA
- a CDS encoding amino acid ABC transporter ATP-binding protein yields MIQLTDISKSYGKNAVLKSIDLTVNKGEVVVILGPSGSGKTTLLRCVNYLEKPNGGEIAIGDYRLDCKRATKKEIHDLRQRSAMVFQQYNLFKHKTAIENVMEGLVVVKKMPKAEARERSIALLEKVGLADKLDAYPSQLSGGQQQRVGIARALALEPEVILFDEPTSALDPELVGEVLAVIRKIAKEGITMIVVTHEMGFARDVANHVVFMDEGVIVEQGTPSELFHHPREERTKQFLKRITPELNYSI; encoded by the coding sequence ATGATTCAACTGACCGATATTTCAAAGTCCTACGGCAAGAACGCGGTGCTGAAATCGATTGATCTGACGGTAAACAAAGGGGAAGTGGTGGTGATCCTGGGGCCGAGCGGTTCGGGCAAAACCACGCTGCTGCGCTGCGTGAACTATCTCGAGAAGCCGAATGGCGGCGAGATTGCCATCGGTGATTACCGCCTCGATTGCAAGCGGGCCACGAAGAAGGAAATTCATGACCTCCGCCAGCGATCGGCCATGGTGTTTCAGCAGTACAATCTGTTCAAACACAAGACCGCGATCGAGAACGTGATGGAAGGCCTGGTCGTCGTCAAAAAAATGCCGAAGGCCGAGGCGAGGGAGAGAAGTATCGCCCTGCTCGAAAAGGTCGGTCTGGCCGATAAGCTGGATGCCTATCCGAGTCAGCTCTCGGGCGGGCAGCAGCAGCGGGTGGGCATTGCCAGGGCATTGGCCCTGGAGCCGGAGGTGATCCTGTTCGATGAGCCGACGTCGGCGCTCGACCCGGAGCTGGTGGGCGAGGTGCTTGCGGTGATTCGCAAAATCGCGAAGGAAGGGATCACCATGATCGTGGTGACGCATGAGATGGGCTTCGCGAGGGATGTGGCGAATCACGTCGTGTTCATGGACGAAGGCGTGATTGTGGAGCAGGGGACTCCGTCCGAGCTGTTCCATCATCCGCGGGAAGAACGAACCAAGCAGTTCCTGAAGCGGATCACGCCTGAGCTTAACTACAGCATTTAG
- a CDS encoding amino acid ABC transporter permease, which produces MKIDPSFIWTAFVNLLSAIPTTLLITAVSVTAGFMIGLIAAFVRIYKVPVLSQIAAAYVTFIRGTPMLTHLLLIYFGLPVLVDALSAQMEWGYKSSSIPMIWFAFLSFSITAGAYMSEVIRSGLLAVNRGQLEAAYSIGMTTWQALRRIVFPQALAVSLPNLSNSVIGMLHGSTLAFTVSVVDINAQAQIVASTNWKFFESYLAAAAIFWGLTLLIERLTAVIEKRINLYNRGGVA; this is translated from the coding sequence ACGCTGTTGATCACCGCCGTATCGGTTACGGCAGGATTTATGATCGGGCTGATCGCGGCGTTTGTCAGGATCTATAAAGTGCCGGTGCTCAGCCAGATCGCTGCAGCCTACGTGACCTTTATCCGGGGTACTCCCATGCTGACGCATCTTCTGCTGATCTATTTCGGGCTGCCGGTGCTGGTGGATGCGCTGTCCGCACAGATGGAGTGGGGCTATAAGTCATCCTCCATTCCGATGATCTGGTTCGCGTTCCTATCGTTCTCGATTACGGCAGGCGCGTATATGTCGGAAGTGATCCGCTCGGGCCTGCTCGCGGTAAACCGGGGGCAGCTGGAGGCAGCTTATTCAATCGGCATGACGACGTGGCAGGCGCTGCGCAGGATCGTATTCCCCCAAGCCTTGGCCGTCAGCCTACCAAACCTGTCCAATTCGGTCATCGGCATGCTTCACGGCTCGACCTTGGCATTTACCGTGTCGGTTGTGGACATTAACGCGCAGGCACAGATCGTGGCATCGACCAATTGGAAGTTCTTCGAATCCTACCTGGCCGCGGCAGCTATTTTCTGGGGGCTTACACTCCTCATCGAAAGACTGACCGCAGTCATCGAGAAACGAATCAATCTCTACAATCGGGGGGGCGTCGCATGA